The Halosimplex litoreum genome has a window encoding:
- a CDS encoding DUF7122 family protein, whose amino-acid sequence MSDGDDASSAESTPANDGTRFDRLPATADERVVEGRPTREEVLDWWDERFAIPPETFDGHTFWERGSGKIWAFADDVDSPVAVEGLGLAFLRTRREHWKPTLEAVQRFGDSADECVIYLSREAAATFVAGDDQELDWDGDWGYLIVATEIAGESEPVGVGLYVHGELRSQVPKGRRREL is encoded by the coding sequence ATGAGCGACGGAGACGACGCGAGCAGTGCCGAGTCGACGCCCGCGAACGACGGGACGCGCTTCGATCGGCTGCCCGCGACCGCCGACGAGCGGGTCGTGGAGGGCCGCCCCACTCGCGAGGAGGTTCTGGACTGGTGGGACGAGCGGTTCGCGATCCCGCCGGAGACGTTCGACGGCCACACGTTCTGGGAGCGCGGCTCGGGCAAGATCTGGGCGTTCGCCGACGACGTGGACTCGCCCGTGGCCGTCGAGGGGCTCGGCCTCGCGTTCCTGCGGACGCGTCGCGAGCACTGGAAGCCGACGCTGGAGGCGGTCCAGCGGTTCGGCGACAGCGCCGACGAGTGTGTGATCTATCTCTCTCGGGAGGCAGCCGCCACCTTCGTCGCCGGCGACGACCAGGAACTGGACTGGGACGGCGACTGGGGCTACCTGATCGTCGCGACGGAGATCGCCGGCGAATCCGAACCCGTCGGCGTCGGCCTCTACGTCCACGGCGAACTCCGCTCGCAGGTCCCGAAGGGTCGCCGCCGGGAGCTGTAG
- a CDS encoding DUF790 family protein → MLTKDLLRVSRAGGGFHPQFADEDHRDLAARVLGVYQGHVDHTRSDLDSALTDLERDADDFKLVRGFAKLLDREARFEVRAPVDPRRAREAAFAASEAVGVVTADDRERALRRAADRLDADPDDLAATLYADLDDRQVLAEIDPRWDPEELVAQYNLSLAQTALFDATEVRVRSSDPKALVSAVKRLRLMYEVRTTDAGREVVVTGPDALFRATRRYGTRFARLLRTVATAEEWTLTATVDDRGTDREMVLTDSDVAVPGVEPVTEVSYDSGVEADFATRFESLGLDWDLVREPEPLEAGASVAIPDFAFDYRHADFRVFFEIMGFWTPEYVEKKLAQLDAIDDVELLVAVDESLGAGEAIEARDHRAIPYSGTVRVKDVRDALRRYEDDLVAEHAADLPEELRPEADVVTIESLATEYGVSEDAVDGKSFPEHERVGRTLVRPAVLAALGERIEAGMTLSEAEDILDEYGLDDAGAALSALGYRVEWEGLSGGTVRERECEA, encoded by the coding sequence GTGCTCACGAAGGACCTGCTGCGCGTCTCGCGGGCCGGCGGCGGTTTCCACCCGCAGTTCGCCGACGAGGACCACCGCGACCTCGCGGCCCGCGTCCTCGGCGTCTACCAGGGCCACGTCGACCACACCCGTTCGGACCTCGATTCGGCGCTGACCGACCTCGAACGCGACGCCGACGACTTCAAGCTCGTCCGCGGGTTCGCCAAGCTCCTGGATCGGGAGGCCCGCTTCGAGGTCCGCGCGCCCGTCGACCCCCGCCGTGCCCGCGAGGCCGCCTTCGCCGCGAGCGAAGCCGTCGGCGTCGTCACCGCCGACGACCGCGAGCGCGCGCTCCGGCGGGCCGCCGACCGCCTCGACGCCGACCCCGACGATCTCGCCGCGACGCTGTACGCCGACCTCGACGACCGACAGGTCCTCGCCGAGATCGACCCGCGATGGGACCCAGAAGAGCTGGTCGCCCAGTACAACCTCTCACTGGCTCAGACGGCGCTGTTCGACGCGACCGAAGTGCGCGTCCGCTCGTCCGACCCGAAGGCGCTCGTCTCGGCCGTCAAGCGCCTCCGACTGATGTACGAGGTCCGGACGACCGACGCCGGCCGCGAGGTCGTCGTCACCGGCCCGGACGCCCTGTTCCGGGCGACCCGGCGCTACGGCACCCGGTTCGCCCGCCTGCTTCGCACCGTCGCCACGGCCGAGGAGTGGACGCTGACGGCGACCGTCGACGACCGCGGCACCGACCGCGAGATGGTCCTGACCGACTCGGACGTGGCGGTCCCGGGCGTCGAACCCGTCACGGAGGTGAGCTACGACAGCGGCGTCGAGGCCGACTTCGCGACCCGCTTCGAGTCGCTGGGGCTCGACTGGGACCTCGTGCGCGAGCCCGAACCGCTCGAAGCGGGCGCCAGCGTCGCCATCCCCGACTTCGCCTTCGACTACCGCCACGCCGACTTCCGCGTGTTCTTCGAGATCATGGGCTTCTGGACGCCCGAGTACGTCGAGAAGAAACTCGCTCAGCTGGACGCGATCGACGACGTGGAACTGCTGGTGGCCGTCGACGAGAGCCTCGGCGCCGGCGAGGCCATCGAAGCGCGCGACCACCGCGCGATCCCCTACTCCGGCACCGTCCGCGTCAAGGACGTTCGCGACGCGCTCCGGCGCTACGAGGACGACCTCGTCGCCGAACACGCCGCCGACCTGCCCGAGGAACTCCGGCCCGAGGCCGACGTGGTGACCATCGAGTCGCTGGCGACCGAGTACGGCGTCAGCGAGGACGCCGTCGACGGCAAGTCGTTCCCCGAGCACGAGCGCGTCGGTCGAACGCTCGTCAGACCCGCGGTACTCGCGGCCCTCGGCGAGCGGATCGAGGCCGGGATGACTCTGAGCGAAGCGGAGGATATCCTCGACGAGTACGGCCTCGACGACGCCGGTGCGGCGCTGTCGGCGCTCGGCTATCGCGTCGAGTGGGAGGGGCTAAGCGGCGGGACCGTCCGCGAGCGCGAGTGCGAGGCGTAG
- a CDS encoding AI-2E family transporter yields the protein MAHADTPMPGTVDDVAPRRLAWWVLGLGLLGVLAFVALRFLPWLVFGLFIYYVSRPITRRLESRVGSPGLVAMLTLLLIVLPVVLLLGALLVVAAGQFASALANVPLEDLLGRLPVGPADLPDTPTEVYDVTVTLIRDPSVQAVVGSVTGLIGAVGATLYNVFVSLLIGFFLLVSDRGIAGWFESEVFGEDSLAVRYLSTVDEGLRSIFFGYTLTILAIVVLTSVIYTAFDLLAPGDIAIPSIVLLAVVTGVFTLVPLVGRSIVYFLIAGVMAAQAATTDPRLLWYPVLFLAVMMLAFDNVVRTYIRPYLSGRMFNTGLVMFAYLFGPALFGWYGIFLGPVLLVFVVVFMRLVLPLLANPDRELPPAEREVTLDEFTSVPSGSEGPGSGAAEPE from the coding sequence ATGGCACACGCTGACACGCCGATGCCGGGAACCGTCGACGACGTAGCCCCGCGGCGCCTGGCCTGGTGGGTGCTCGGACTGGGGCTGCTGGGAGTCCTCGCCTTCGTGGCGCTTCGATTCCTCCCGTGGCTCGTGTTCGGGCTGTTCATCTACTACGTGTCGCGCCCGATCACCCGACGGCTCGAGAGTCGCGTCGGCTCGCCGGGGCTGGTCGCGATGCTCACGCTCCTGTTGATCGTCCTCCCGGTGGTCCTGTTGCTGGGGGCGCTGCTGGTCGTCGCCGCCGGACAGTTCGCCTCGGCGCTGGCCAACGTACCCCTCGAAGACCTCCTCGGCCGCTTGCCCGTCGGGCCCGCAGACCTGCCCGACACCCCGACCGAGGTGTACGACGTCACCGTCACGCTGATCCGGGACCCGTCCGTGCAGGCGGTCGTCGGCTCGGTCACCGGCCTGATCGGTGCGGTCGGCGCGACGCTGTACAACGTGTTCGTCTCGCTGCTGATCGGCTTCTTCCTGCTCGTCAGCGACCGCGGGATCGCGGGCTGGTTCGAGTCCGAGGTGTTCGGCGAGGACAGCCTGGCGGTCCGCTACCTCTCGACGGTCGACGAGGGACTGCGCTCCATCTTCTTCGGCTACACGCTGACCATCCTCGCGATCGTCGTGCTGACCTCGGTGATCTACACGGCCTTCGACCTGCTCGCGCCCGGCGACATCGCGATCCCATCGATCGTCCTCCTGGCCGTCGTCACCGGCGTGTTCACGCTCGTCCCGCTGGTCGGCCGGTCGATCGTCTACTTCCTCATCGCGGGCGTCATGGCCGCCCAGGCCGCGACGACCGACCCGCGGCTGCTCTGGTACCCGGTCCTCTTCCTCGCCGTGATGATGCTGGCGTTCGACAACGTCGTCCGCACGTACATCCGACCGTACCTCTCGGGGCGGATGTTCAACACCGGCCTGGTCATGTTCGCGTACCTGTTCGGCCCGGCGCTGTTCGGCTGGTACGGTATCTTCCTCGGGCCGGTCCTGCTGGTGTTCGTCGTCGTCTTCATGCGACTCGTCCTCCCGCTGTTGGCAAACCCCGACCGGGAACTGCCCCCGGCCGAGCGCGAGGTGACGCTCGACGAGTTCACCAGCGTCCCGAGCGGCTCCGAAGGGCCCGGCTCCGGCGCCGCCGAACCGGAGTAA
- a CDS encoding cytochrome P450: MSSAGPRGLQGVPEALQDRESWLDPFDWYRRMREEAPVRYDPERRTWDVFRYEDVKRALDDDETFSVDPSRADDFEEPTEPGEGLILDTMLFEDPPRHDELRGVVDDWFQPRTLADRESHFRALAGELLDDAVDGGGELDVVADLAYPFPVTVIAELLGIPPSDRDRFKRWSDTLVAAASDDEGAERFTERQQRSQMEMGQYFLEAIEERRENPRDDLLSVIVTEETDAGERLSHEEALGTCMLLLVAGNITTTNLIANAVRTFAEEDADLFERLRGDDRALTRAVEEVLRYRSPVQAMSRVATEDVRMGGETIAAGDRVVVWLGSANRDERRFDDADAFRPDRSPNQHLGFGHGTHYCLGAPLARLEAEVALSELLDRVEGVRLAETTLQPTRSAFVYGVESLPVRYDERR, from the coding sequence ATGAGTTCGGCAGGTCCCCGGGGACTCCAGGGAGTCCCGGAAGCGCTGCAGGACCGCGAGTCCTGGCTCGACCCGTTCGACTGGTACCGACGCATGCGCGAGGAGGCGCCGGTCCGATACGACCCCGAGCGTCGCACCTGGGACGTCTTCCGGTACGAGGACGTCAAGCGTGCGCTCGACGACGACGAGACGTTCTCGGTCGACCCGAGTCGGGCCGACGACTTCGAGGAGCCGACCGAGCCGGGAGAGGGGCTCATCCTCGACACGATGCTGTTCGAGGACCCGCCGCGCCACGACGAACTTCGGGGCGTCGTGGACGACTGGTTCCAGCCCCGAACCCTCGCGGACCGCGAGTCACACTTCCGTGCACTGGCCGGCGAGTTGCTCGACGACGCCGTCGACGGCGGCGGAGAGCTGGACGTGGTCGCGGATCTCGCGTACCCGTTCCCGGTGACGGTCATCGCCGAGCTGCTCGGGATCCCGCCGTCGGACCGCGACCGATTCAAGCGCTGGTCGGACACCCTCGTGGCCGCCGCGAGCGACGACGAGGGCGCCGAGCGGTTCACCGAGCGCCAGCAGCGGAGCCAGATGGAGATGGGGCAGTACTTCCTGGAGGCGATCGAGGAGCGCCGTGAGAACCCCCGCGACGACCTGTTGTCGGTCATCGTCACCGAGGAGACCGACGCCGGGGAGCGCCTCTCTCACGAGGAGGCGCTCGGGACGTGTATGCTCCTGCTCGTCGCCGGCAACATCACCACGACGAACCTGATCGCCAACGCCGTGCGCACGTTCGCCGAGGAAGACGCCGACCTGTTCGAGCGGTTGCGCGGCGACGACCGCGCGCTCACCCGCGCCGTCGAGGAGGTGCTGCGGTACCGCTCGCCCGTCCAGGCGATGAGTCGCGTGGCGACCGAGGACGTGCGGATGGGCGGCGAGACGATCGCGGCGGGCGACCGCGTCGTCGTCTGGCTCGGCTCCGCGAACCGCGACGAGCGTCGGTTCGACGACGCCGACGCGTTCCGACCCGACCGGTCGCCGAACCAGCACCTCGGGTTCGGCCACGGCACCCACTACTGTCTGGGAGCGCCGCTGGCACGGCTGGAGGCCGAGGTCGCGCTCTCGGAACTGCTCGACCGCGTCGAGGGCGTGCGACTCGCCGAGACCACGCTCCAGCCGACCCGAAGCGCGTTCGTCTACGGCGTCGAATCGCTGCCGGTCCGGTACGACGAACGACGGTAG
- a CDS encoding DEAD/DEAH box helicase family protein, whose product MTVRLVYEEGTVRITGSDALGDLPFVERDARSKTGRAPAYRYVDLLAALEERGIAYEDRVFDLPPLSLDSTYELREYQRDALDDWEGADRRGVLELPTGSGKTVVGIAAMEAIEAPTLVVVPTIDLLEQWRRELEREFGREVGQLGGGEQRLADVTVSTYDSAYLRADELGDRFGLVVFDEVHHLGGEGYRDIARLFAAPARIGLTATFERPDGAHEAVEALVGPLVHRVAVDELAGEHLADYDIKRLEVELTPEERDVYERHQETFTDYLATSGIQMRSGSDYQELVKRSGSDPRAREALLAKQRAREVMMNADAKVDRLETLLDRHRDDRIIVFTAHTDLVYRLSERFLIPAITHETSANERREILERFRSGEYSRVVTANVLDEGVDVPDANVAVVLSGSGSEREFTQRLGRILRPKAGVSESADSEAREAAVAPLGQRALLYEIVTEETAEERVARRRR is encoded by the coding sequence GTGACCGTCCGGCTCGTCTACGAGGAGGGCACCGTCCGGATCACCGGGAGCGACGCGCTCGGGGACCTGCCGTTCGTCGAACGGGACGCCCGCTCGAAGACCGGTCGAGCGCCTGCCTACCGCTACGTCGACCTCCTCGCTGCGCTGGAGGAACGCGGAATCGCCTACGAGGACCGTGTGTTCGACCTGCCGCCCCTCTCGCTCGACTCGACGTACGAACTCCGCGAGTACCAGCGCGACGCGCTCGACGACTGGGAAGGCGCCGACCGGCGAGGGGTACTCGAACTCCCCACGGGAAGCGGCAAGACCGTCGTCGGTATCGCGGCGATGGAAGCCATCGAGGCGCCGACGCTCGTCGTCGTCCCGACCATCGACCTGCTCGAACAGTGGCGCCGCGAACTCGAACGGGAGTTCGGCCGCGAGGTAGGCCAGCTGGGCGGCGGGGAGCAACGACTCGCCGACGTGACGGTGTCGACGTACGACTCGGCGTACCTCCGGGCGGACGAACTCGGCGACCGGTTCGGCCTCGTCGTCTTCGACGAGGTCCACCACCTCGGCGGCGAGGGCTACCGCGACATCGCCCGCCTGTTCGCCGCGCCCGCCCGGATTGGCCTGACCGCGACGTTCGAGCGCCCCGACGGTGCCCACGAGGCGGTCGAAGCGCTCGTCGGGCCGCTCGTCCACCGCGTCGCCGTCGACGAACTCGCCGGCGAACACCTCGCCGACTACGACATCAAGCGTCTGGAAGTCGAGCTGACGCCCGAGGAACGCGACGTGTACGAACGCCACCAGGAGACGTTCACCGACTACCTCGCCACGTCGGGCATCCAGATGCGAAGCGGCAGCGACTACCAGGAGCTCGTCAAGCGCTCCGGGAGCGACCCCCGGGCGCGAGAGGCGCTGCTGGCCAAACAGCGCGCCCGCGAGGTGATGATGAACGCCGACGCGAAGGTCGACCGGCTCGAAACGCTGCTCGACCGCCACCGAGACGACCGGATCATCGTCTTCACTGCCCACACCGACCTCGTCTATCGCCTCTCCGAGCGGTTCCTGATCCCGGCGATCACTCACGAGACCAGTGCGAACGAGCGCCGAGAGATACTGGAGCGGTTCCGCTCGGGCGAGTACTCGCGGGTCGTGACGGCGAACGTCCTCGACGAGGGGGTCGACGTGCCCGACGCCAACGTCGCGGTCGTCCTCTCGGGCAGCGGGAGCGAGCGGGAGTTCACCCAGCGGCTCGGGCGGATCTTGCGTCCGAAGGCCGGCGTCTCCGAGTCCGCGGACTCGGAGGCTCGAGAGGCGGCTGTGGCGCCTCTCGGCCAGCGGGCGCTACTGTACGAGATCGTGACCGAGGAGACCGCGGAGGAACGGGTGGCGCGACGGCGGCGGTGA
- a CDS encoding nucleotide exchange factor GrpE, producing MSEQDASDPAEAADEQPGATAQEGGASDDPVRPDEVIDAEEAGDGDAHGEATVDGAVDVDEELVDRVAESDPESVAHELAALRTRVDGLEDQLDAREEELDDLTDKLKRKQAEFQNFKKRMEKRREEERERATEDLVTRLLDVRDNLRRALEQDEDADIRGGVESTLRSFDDVFDAENVDVVEPEPGEDVDPHRHEVLVRVDSDQPEDAIAEVHRPGYVMADKVIREAQVTVSDGPAE from the coding sequence ATGAGCGAGCAGGACGCGTCCGACCCCGCTGAGGCCGCAGACGAGCAGCCAGGCGCGACCGCGCAGGAGGGGGGCGCGAGCGACGACCCCGTCCGGCCCGACGAGGTCATCGACGCCGAGGAGGCGGGCGACGGCGACGCCCACGGCGAAGCGACGGTCGACGGCGCGGTCGACGTCGACGAGGAGCTAGTCGACCGGGTCGCCGAGTCCGACCCCGAGTCGGTCGCCCACGAGCTCGCGGCGCTGCGGACGCGCGTCGACGGTCTGGAGGACCAGCTCGACGCGCGTGAAGAGGAGCTCGACGACCTGACCGACAAGCTCAAGCGCAAGCAGGCGGAGTTCCAGAACTTCAAGAAGCGGATGGAGAAACGGCGCGAGGAGGAACGCGAGCGGGCGACCGAGGACCTGGTCACTCGCCTGCTGGACGTGCGGGACAACCTCCGGCGCGCGCTCGAACAGGACGAGGACGCCGACATCCGCGGCGGCGTCGAATCGACGCTGCGGTCGTTCGACGACGTGTTCGACGCGGAGAACGTCGACGTGGTCGAACCCGAGCCGGGCGAGGACGTGGACCCGCACCGCCACGAGGTGCTCGTCCGCGTCGACTCGGACCAGCCCGAAGACGCCATCGCCGAGGTCCATCGCCCGGGCTACGTCATGGCCGACAAGGTGATCCGCGAGGCGCAGGTCACCGTCAGCGACGGACCCGCCGAGTGA
- the dnaK gene encoding molecular chaperone DnaK — protein sequence MASNKILGIDLGTTNSAFAVMEGGDPEIIVNQEGERTTPSVVAFDDGERLVGKPAKNQAVKNPDETIQSIKRHMGEDDYSVELDGEEYTPEQVSAMILQKIKRDAEEYLGDDVEKAVITVPAYFNDRQRQATKDAGEIAGFEVERIVNEPTAAAMAYGLDDESDQTVLVYDLGGGTFDVSILDLGGGVYEVVATNGDNDLGGDDWDHAIIDYLAEQFHDEHGIDLRDDRQALQRLTEAAEEAKIELSNRKETRIDLPFITTTDDGPLDLEEKLTRAKFESLSEDLVERTVGPTEQALEDAGYGEGDIDEVILVGGSTRMPQVQNRVEEMTGQEPKKNVNPDEAVSLGAAIQGGVLSGDVDDIVLLDVTPLSLGVEVKGGLFERLIEKNTTIPTEESKIFTTAADNQTQVQIRVFQGEREIASENELLGEFALSGIPPAPAGTPQIEVSFNIDENGIVNVSAEDKGSGNEENITIEGGAGLSDDQIEEMQQEAEEHAEEDEQRRERIEARNEAESTIQRAETLLEENEDEVDAELVEDIEAEIDEVREVLEDEDAETEEYTEATESLAEALQEIGKQMYQDQAAEGAAGAGGAAGAAGAGGMGGMGGAGPGGAAGAGGAAGGQGEEYVDADFEDVDDEDED from the coding sequence ATGGCGAGCAACAAGATTCTCGGAATCGACCTCGGGACCACGAACAGTGCGTTCGCGGTCATGGAGGGGGGCGACCCCGAGATCATCGTCAACCAGGAGGGCGAGCGGACGACACCCTCGGTCGTCGCGTTCGACGACGGCGAGCGTCTCGTCGGCAAGCCCGCGAAGAACCAGGCCGTCAAGAACCCCGACGAGACGATCCAGTCCATCAAGCGGCACATGGGCGAGGACGACTACTCGGTCGAACTCGACGGGGAGGAGTACACGCCCGAGCAGGTCTCGGCGATGATCCTCCAGAAGATCAAGCGCGACGCCGAGGAGTACCTCGGCGACGACGTCGAGAAGGCCGTCATCACCGTCCCGGCGTACTTCAACGACCGCCAGCGCCAGGCGACGAAAGACGCCGGCGAGATCGCCGGCTTCGAGGTCGAGCGCATCGTCAACGAGCCGACCGCGGCCGCGATGGCCTACGGCCTCGACGACGAGTCCGACCAGACCGTCCTCGTCTACGACCTGGGCGGAGGCACCTTCGACGTCTCCATCCTCGACCTCGGTGGCGGCGTCTACGAGGTCGTCGCCACCAACGGTGACAACGACCTCGGTGGCGACGACTGGGACCACGCGATCATCGACTACCTCGCCGAGCAGTTCCACGACGAGCACGGCATCGACCTGCGCGACGACCGCCAGGCGCTCCAGCGGCTCACCGAGGCCGCCGAGGAGGCCAAAATCGAGCTCTCCAACCGCAAGGAGACACGCATCGACCTGCCGTTCATCACGACGACCGACGACGGACCCCTCGACCTCGAGGAGAAGCTCACCCGCGCGAAGTTCGAGTCGCTGAGCGAGGACCTCGTCGAGCGGACCGTCGGCCCGACGGAGCAGGCCCTCGAGGACGCCGGCTACGGCGAGGGCGACATCGACGAGGTCATCCTCGTCGGCGGCTCCACGCGGATGCCACAGGTCCAGAACCGCGTCGAAGAGATGACCGGCCAGGAGCCCAAGAAGAACGTCAACCCCGACGAGGCGGTCTCGCTCGGTGCGGCCATCCAGGGCGGCGTCCTCAGCGGCGACGTCGACGACATCGTCCTGCTCGACGTGACCCCGCTCAGCCTCGGCGTGGAGGTCAAGGGCGGTCTCTTCGAGCGGCTCATCGAGAAGAACACGACCATCCCGACCGAGGAGTCGAAGATCTTCACCACCGCCGCGGACAACCAGACCCAGGTCCAGATCCGCGTCTTCCAGGGTGAACGCGAGATCGCTTCGGAGAACGAACTGCTCGGCGAGTTCGCGCTCTCGGGTATCCCGCCGGCTCCCGCGGGCACGCCGCAGATCGAGGTGTCGTTCAACATCGACGAGAACGGCATCGTGAACGTCTCCGCCGAGGACAAGGGCTCGGGCAACGAGGAGAACATCACCATCGAGGGCGGCGCCGGTCTCTCGGACGACCAGATCGAGGAGATGCAGCAGGAGGCCGAGGAGCACGCCGAGGAGGACGAGCAGCGCCGCGAGCGCATCGAAGCCCGCAACGAGGCCGAGAGCACGATCCAGCGCGCCGAGACCCTGCTCGAGGAGAACGAAGACGAGGTCGACGCGGAACTCGTCGAGGACATCGAGGCCGAGATCGACGAGGTCCGCGAGGTTCTCGAAGACGAGGACGCCGAGACCGAGGAGTACACGGAAGCCACCGAGAGCCTCGCCGAGGCGCTGCAGGAGATCGGCAAGCAGATGTACCAGGACCAGGCCGCCGAGGGCGCGGCCGGTGCCGGCGGCGCAGCCGGCGCGGCGGGCGCAGGCGGCATGGGCGGTATGGGCGGCGCCGGGCCGGGCGGTGCTGCTGGCGCCGGCGGCGCGGCCGGCGGTCAGGGCGAGGAGTACGTCGACGCGGACTTCGAGGACGTCGACGACGAGGACGAGGACTGA
- a CDS encoding J domain-containing protein, with translation MVLDALFGLPRWLLVGLGLGLASSVLAACLFVAADRLFPTRRHPHGREGGERRRRVELRDYLDAIGEAYAEEHLVEGQSVAFYLPERDVAITFDAQAYYRIDRSPTVPILVEHEMPGVHLGDRLPFEVPDVDFGPAEPAETRDPATAAFDELGLATTASLDEVKAAYRRKVKETHPDQGGDEDEFKRVREAYTTAKRHAG, from the coding sequence GTGGTACTCGACGCGCTGTTCGGGCTGCCCCGCTGGTTGCTCGTCGGGCTCGGCCTCGGCCTCGCCAGCAGCGTCCTCGCCGCCTGCCTGTTCGTCGCCGCCGACCGGCTGTTTCCGACGCGGCGACATCCCCACGGTCGCGAGGGCGGCGAGCGGCGCCGCCGGGTCGAATTGCGTGACTACCTCGACGCCATCGGGGAGGCCTACGCCGAAGAGCACCTCGTCGAGGGACAGTCGGTCGCTTTCTACCTCCCCGAGCGCGACGTAGCGATCACGTTCGACGCACAGGCGTACTACCGCATCGACCGCTCGCCGACCGTCCCCATACTCGTCGAGCACGAGATGCCCGGGGTCCACCTGGGCGACCGTCTGCCCTTCGAAGTGCCCGACGTCGACTTCGGTCCGGCCGAGCCGGCCGAGACCCGCGACCCCGCAACGGCCGCGTTCGACGAACTCGGCCTCGCGACGACGGCCAGCCTCGACGAGGTCAAAGCCGCCTACCGACGAAAGGTCAAGGAGACCCATCCCGACCAGGGCGGCGACGAGGACGAGTTCAAACGCGTCCGAGAAGCCTACACGACGGCCAAACGCCACGCGGGCTGA
- a CDS encoding proteasome assembly chaperone family protein, whose protein sequence is MDEFEREALGDVDLDDPVLVEGLPGVGHVGKLAAEHLLEEIESEPVERVHSTHFPPQVSVDDGRTELAGAEFHAVRPEDGRDMLVLTGDHQAQDNRGHYGLTETFLDVADDHGVSRAFALGGVPTGELIEEYSVLGAATTDEVVDDLEDVGVEFREDEPAGGIVGVSGLLLGLGERRGFEAACLMGETSGYLVDPKSAQAVLEVLQGVVDFEVDYASLEERADEMEEVVRKIQEMDQGTPTPSDEDLRYIG, encoded by the coding sequence ATGGACGAATTCGAACGCGAAGCGCTGGGGGACGTGGATCTCGACGACCCCGTACTGGTCGAGGGACTGCCCGGCGTGGGCCACGTCGGCAAACTCGCCGCCGAACACCTCCTCGAAGAGATCGAGAGCGAGCCCGTCGAGCGCGTCCACTCGACGCACTTCCCGCCACAGGTCAGCGTCGACGACGGCCGCACGGAGCTGGCGGGCGCGGAGTTCCACGCCGTCCGCCCCGAGGACGGCCGAGACATGCTCGTACTCACCGGCGACCACCAGGCCCAGGACAACCGCGGCCACTACGGCCTGACCGAGACCTTCCTCGACGTCGCCGACGACCACGGCGTCTCCCGCGCCTTCGCGTTGGGCGGCGTCCCGACCGGTGAACTCATCGAGGAGTACTCCGTGTTGGGCGCCGCGACCACCGACGAGGTCGTCGACGACCTCGAAGACGTGGGCGTCGAGTTCCGCGAAGACGAGCCGGCCGGCGGTATCGTCGGTGTCAGCGGCCTGCTGCTCGGTCTCGGAGAGCGCCGTGGCTTCGAAGCGGCCTGTCTGATGGGCGAGACCAGCGGCTACCTCGTCGACCCCAAGAGCGCACAGGCGGTCCTCGAAGTGCTCCAGGGAGTCGTCGACTTCGAGGTCGACTACGCCTCCCTAGAAGAGCGGGCCGACGAGATGGAAGAGGTCGTCCGCAAGATCCAGGAGATGGACCAGGGGACGCCGACGCCCTCCGACGAGGACCTGCGCTACATCGGCTGA
- a CDS encoding RNA-protein complex protein Nop10: MKSDILVCSAWRSAHDRPRYTLSDTCPDCGAEAVNSAPAPFSPEDSYGEYRRALKQRRRD; encoded by the coding sequence ATGAAATCCGACATTCTCGTCTGTTCGGCGTGGCGGTCGGCCCACGATCGGCCGCGGTACACGCTCTCGGACACCTGTCCCGACTGTGGCGCCGAGGCGGTCAACTCCGCGCCGGCACCGTTCTCGCCCGAAGACAGCTACGGGGAGTATCGACGCGCACTTAAGCAGCGGCGCCGCGACTAG